The Loxodonta africana isolate mLoxAfr1 chromosome 23, mLoxAfr1.hap2, whole genome shotgun sequence genome has a segment encoding these proteins:
- the IL12A gene encoding interleukin-12 subunit alpha isoform X2: MCSQRSLLLAATLILLAHLSLARNLPETSPGSGMFECLSHSQNLLRAVSNMLQKARQTLEFYSCTSEEIDHEDITKDKTSTVKACLPPELTANENCLASNKTSFITTLCLSSIYEDLKMYQVEFKAMNAKLLMDPKRQIFLDQDMLAAIDKLMQALNFNSETVPQKPSLEEPDFYKTKIKLCILLHAFRIRAVTINRMMSYLSSS; the protein is encoded by the exons ATGTGCTCGCAGCGCA GCCTCCTCCTTGCGGCCACTCTCATCCTCCTGGCCCACCTCAGCTTGGCCAGGAACCTCCCAGAGACCTCACCAGGCTCTGGAATGTTCGAGTGCCTCAGCCACTCCCAAAACCTGCTGAGGGCTGTCAGCAACATGCTTCAGAAG GCCAGACAAACCCTAGAGTTTTACTCCTGCACTTCTGAAGAGATTGACCATGAAGATATCACTAAAGATAAAACCAGCACGGTCAAGGCCTGCTTACCACCGGAATTAACCGcg aatGAGAATTGCCTGGCTTCCAACAAGACCTCTTTCATAACC ACCCTGTGCCTTAGTAGTATCTACGAGGACCTGAAGATGTACCAGGTGGAGTTCAAGGCCATGAATGCAAAGCTTTTGATGGACCCCAAGAGGCAGATCTTTCTGGATCAAGACATGTTGGCAGCTATTGACAAGCTGATGCAG GCCCTGAATTTCAACAGTGAGACTGTGCCACAAAAACCCTCCCTTGAAGAGCCGGATTTTTATAAAACTAAAATCAAGCTTTGTATCCTTCTTCACGCTTTCAGAATTCGTGCAGTGACTATCAACAGGATGATGAGCTATCTGAGTTCTTCCTAA
- the IL12A gene encoding interleukin-12 subunit alpha isoform X1, producing MGRVGLVQMGKVARMGGGKPNHGDKLSPPLASFPGLLLAATLILLAHLSLARNLPETSPGSGMFECLSHSQNLLRAVSNMLQKARQTLEFYSCTSEEIDHEDITKDKTSTVKACLPPELTANENCLASNKTSFITTLCLSSIYEDLKMYQVEFKAMNAKLLMDPKRQIFLDQDMLAAIDKLMQALNFNSETVPQKPSLEEPDFYKTKIKLCILLHAFRIRAVTINRMMSYLSSS from the exons ATGGGTAGGGTGGGGTTGGTGCAGATGGGCAAGGTAGCCAGAATGGGTGGAGGCAAGCCAAACCATGGGGACAAGCTCAGCCCGCCCCTCGCTTCCTTTCCAGGCCTCCTCCTTGCGGCCACTCTCATCCTCCTGGCCCACCTCAGCTTGGCCAGGAACCTCCCAGAGACCTCACCAGGCTCTGGAATGTTCGAGTGCCTCAGCCACTCCCAAAACCTGCTGAGGGCTGTCAGCAACATGCTTCAGAAG GCCAGACAAACCCTAGAGTTTTACTCCTGCACTTCTGAAGAGATTGACCATGAAGATATCACTAAAGATAAAACCAGCACGGTCAAGGCCTGCTTACCACCGGAATTAACCGcg aatGAGAATTGCCTGGCTTCCAACAAGACCTCTTTCATAACC ACCCTGTGCCTTAGTAGTATCTACGAGGACCTGAAGATGTACCAGGTGGAGTTCAAGGCCATGAATGCAAAGCTTTTGATGGACCCCAAGAGGCAGATCTTTCTGGATCAAGACATGTTGGCAGCTATTGACAAGCTGATGCAG GCCCTGAATTTCAACAGTGAGACTGTGCCACAAAAACCCTCCCTTGAAGAGCCGGATTTTTATAAAACTAAAATCAAGCTTTGTATCCTTCTTCACGCTTTCAGAATTCGTGCAGTGACTATCAACAGGATGATGAGCTATCTGAGTTCTTCCTAA
- the IL12A gene encoding interleukin-12 subunit alpha isoform X3, with translation MGRVGLVQMGKVARMGGGKPNHGDKLSPPLASFPGLLLAATLILLAHLSLARNLPETSPGSGMFECLSHSQNLLRAVSNMLQKARQTLEFYSCTSEEIDHEDITKDKTSTVKACLPPELTANENCLASNKTSFITPVSMVPSPFLHVPQTLCLSSIYEDLKMYQVEFKAMNAKLLMDPKRQIFLDQDMLAAIDKLMQALNFNSETVPQKPSLEEPDFYKTKIKLCILLHAFRIRAVTINRMMSYLSSS, from the exons ATGGGTAGGGTGGGGTTGGTGCAGATGGGCAAGGTAGCCAGAATGGGTGGAGGCAAGCCAAACCATGGGGACAAGCTCAGCCCGCCCCTCGCTTCCTTTCCAGGCCTCCTCCTTGCGGCCACTCTCATCCTCCTGGCCCACCTCAGCTTGGCCAGGAACCTCCCAGAGACCTCACCAGGCTCTGGAATGTTCGAGTGCCTCAGCCACTCCCAAAACCTGCTGAGGGCTGTCAGCAACATGCTTCAGAAG GCCAGACAAACCCTAGAGTTTTACTCCTGCACTTCTGAAGAGATTGACCATGAAGATATCACTAAAGATAAAACCAGCACGGTCAAGGCCTGCTTACCACCGGAATTAACCGcg aatGAGAATTGCCTGGCTTCCAACAAGACCTCTTTCATAACC CCTGTCTCAATGGTTCCTTCCCCTTTTCTCCATGTCCCCCAGACCCTGTGCCTTAGTAGTATCTACGAGGACCTGAAGATGTACCAGGTGGAGTTCAAGGCCATGAATGCAAAGCTTTTGATGGACCCCAAGAGGCAGATCTTTCTGGATCAAGACATGTTGGCAGCTATTGACAAGCTGATGCAG GCCCTGAATTTCAACAGTGAGACTGTGCCACAAAAACCCTCCCTTGAAGAGCCGGATTTTTATAAAACTAAAATCAAGCTTTGTATCCTTCTTCACGCTTTCAGAATTCGTGCAGTGACTATCAACAGGATGATGAGCTATCTGAGTTCTTCCTAA